The genomic region ACCTTCTTGTGTTgtatcttgacttgctttccctCATTGCATGCACCACACACAATCTTGTCATCAATCTTGAGTTTGGGTACTCCTCGAACCAAGTCGTTGCATACAAGATTCGTTAGATTCCTGAAGTTCATATGTCCCAAACGTCTATGCCATAGATCAATATTCCCTTGAGCTGACAAGCACTTAACCTTCTTTTCCCACATGTAACAATTATTGCCAGATCTCACGCCTTGTAGCACTGTTACACCATGTTGATTTATTGCACGGCAATCAATTGCTGAGAAGCACACCGTGAGTCCGTCATCACACAGTTGACTCACGCTGATCAAGTTAGCCTTCAATCCTTTGACAAAGTAGACATTCACCAATTTAGGTACTTCTGAGTTACACGTTGTACCTTTGCCTTGAATGACACCACAGCCTCCATCTCCAAAAGTTACCTTTCCTCCTTTTACTTTTGACACTTTGTCTAGATACTCAATGTTTCCCGTCATGTGTCTTGAACACCCACTGTCGAAGTACCATGGTTCCTCGGATTCAGGATCACTCGCCACTCGTGCCATGTTACATCGAACGGTACTTCTTGGTTCAGTCACTATCTTAGGGTACAAGTCATTTTTCTTCATCCAGCCTCGAGAAGTCTTGCCTATTCTCCAAAACTTGTGTTGTTTCCATACTTGTTTGACCCGTTCCAGATACTTGTAGCAATACCTCTTGTAATGACCAAACTTTCCACAGAAGAAACATCCACTCATCTGAGCTGGAGTAGTTTGTGTCTTGGTTTCTTCAGCATGCGCAAAACCTCCAGATACAAAGCGCGTTGTACCTGTTGAACTACTCTGTCTTCCAGAGTAACCAAGTCCCATCGATGAGCTTTCAGTTCTTCCACAGCTCAGAATCTTGTCAAGTTGCTTGGTTCCCGTGAGCATCTTAATCTTCCGATATTGCTGATCCAATTCAGCTTGAAGATCTGCTGCTTTCTTTCTCTCAGTAAGTAACTCTTCTCTGAGCTCGTCCGCTTGCTTGGACAAAACCAATTTTTCTTTGATTAGATTCACACTTTCCTTGGCCAACTCAGCTTCCCTGTCGAGGTCATCTTTCAACACTTGTACTTCAACTTCCAGTCTTGCCTTCTCTTTAGCCAATGCCAAATTCTCCGTTCCCAGCTTCACTAGCGTCTCTCGAACTTCCTTGTAGCTTTCATCTAAGTCATTTTCTTGCTCAACATCACTCTCAGATCCTGACTCACATTCCACGATTCCTAGAAATGCCACAAAGTTGTTCACTTCCTCTTCACTCTCGCTGTCGGACTCGCTGTCATTGATTCCTATCATGGACTTTTCCGGCTTTCTCCTACCATCCGACTCACATTCAGCTTGAGTGTGTCCATATCCTTTGCAGTTATGGCActgaatctctcttcttttcactgTGGGACACTCAGTTCGAAAGTGACCATACCCCTTGCATTCATAGCACTTAGCATCATTCTTCCTGTAGTTCTTCTCTGGCTCGGACGTCTTCCTACCTTGGCCAAACTTCTTCTGCCCATTCTCCACTTTTCGTAGAGCTCTATCAAACCttctgaccagaagactcacAGGATCATTATCATCCATATGCTCATTTTCAACTGATGCAAGAGCAATTCCTTTTTCCTTCATCCCACCAGACACACCAGCCACTTCCATCTCATGAGCTTGTAACATTCCAACCACTTCATCAAATGTCATCTCGTCAGTGTTACAGGAGACGGTCATAGCTGCTTTGTATGCCATGAACTTAGACGGCAAGCACCTCAGGAACTTCTTcacaagtttcttctctttgtatttcttcccaagtgtaagtgcttcttgtgccagtGAGCTAATCTTTGAACTGAAATCTCCAACAGATTCATTCTCTTCCATCTTTAGCTCTTCAAATCTTGTTGCAAGCATATCCTTTCTAGAACTCTGAACCTTTGAGGTTCCTTCAAAGTGCTTCTGCAGAATATCCCATGCATCCTTTGCTGCCTCGCATCCTTGAATTAGTTCAAATTGCTTCCTTGCTACACTGCAATGTATGACAGTTAGTGCACGAGCATTGAACTTAGCCATCTTGTTCTCATCATCAGTCCAGAGCTCCTCCAGTTTTGGAACATCTGTCCCATCCTCGGCTCTTGCAACAGGTGATTTCCAACCCGATTCCACAGCCTTCCACGCCAATGGGTCAATGCCCTTGATTGTAGCCTTCATGCGCGCCTTCCAGAATCCATAGTTTCCTACTTCAAGGATCACCTTGGAACTTATCACCAACTCGCGATAGCTATCCATCTTACTCCGCAGGATCTAcctgtttaaataaacaaagtacagatacccgctctgataccaattgttaatgTAAGACAAACAAGCTAtgctatgtagaacacacagtagtacagggttattcaaatccaagaaatacgactatatttattcttttaaaagctCTTACAACTTCTTATTAAAAGCAATAattcaaacaagctcaagacaaacctcgacttgtttgctagtcaactcgttcagagatctaagacagtctctgaaccacctaagctcttaacccctagatgctttgcttctccttcttaggacgtacaaaaactctctattgctaaaagctctccctaTGTGTTAAACCTTAACACAGTGCCACGGCTTCcttatatatctttgaggaagccctagatctaatctaactacccaatggaaactttccatttcttttacttcagcgaataagccaatcttcctttttctctttagatcgattgcttcttcttcaagtcttcctttagtgtccctcttcattaaatcttcttttaatgcatcggtcttgatacatgcttctcacgaacctcctctctgatgtagtagttcatgtcacacttcatgaactacttcaactctgctacagcatcgtcttcccatacaccttcagAATCTAGTTAAGCTTCTAGGTTTTTGtagtgaaggagaagaagatattCTTATCTACGAGCATGTGTCTAATTCAAGTCTTGATCACTTCATATTCGGTGAGCCTTTTTCGCCAAGAGATGCTGCATTTTTGGAATTATAAGGTTTTAGTATTGATGCTTCTTTTGAAATATGCAGATGAAGAGAAGCGTGTGCTACTAACATGGAATGTGAGGTACAGAATCATTGAAGGAGTTGCTCGAGGTCTTCTTTATCTACACGAAGATTCTCAGCTAAGGATTATACACCGAGACTTGAAGGCGAGCAACATTCTTTTAGATGCTGAGATGAACCCTAAAGTTTCAGACTTTGGGATGGCGAGGTTATTTAACATGGACCAGACTAAAGGAGTGACAAGGAGGCGCGTTGGAACCTTGTAAGTATAGAACCACCGACAATTTTGAttgaaaattacaaaataaagtcgattgaaatcaatcatataaactaCCCGTTGTTTTCCTGCACCTTAACCATATGcagtgataatttttttaaaatttgaattatatttaaaataaaatttattaatattatacatcatattattatttgaccaatatttaatataaatttgatttaattaagcataaaattaagaaaagataaatttttttattttcaattaatttaagaatatatatgtatatatttaaaattcgaatgttagataaatttttttatctatttattttggataaatatattaaataaacttgtataaaattactaaaaatattcttataaaaattgtatagttattaaaagtaaaaactaaacaatatttctaaaaaattgtagatatctaaaagaaactaatgatattacgattaaaaatttattattttttaaaaaagatgtagaaaagtttgaaaattttggtaataaaaattgtataattataaaagtaaaattaaattaaaaaaattcgaaatttATGCtgcatatttgaatatatttattttagtgatgatttataagttattatcatattttaagaagtttaccaaaaatataaatcaacattaaatgtaatgtatgaattattgtcatattttataaagtttaccaaaaaatatatattaacaataaatgtaattattcatgtcatatttaactataagccatgtcatcaatcttagtaaacatgtcatcattttttgtaaaacaaaatttgtAGAGACGACATGTGGCAAATCTTTCTAGTGTAGAaaagataatttattaatttatagagttatgATTCAAGagaatttccttttttagacttttattttctaataattctttttagtgtagaaaaagaaaagaatatttatttcatgatattattttgtttagagTTTATAGATTAAAgttataactatttattatagTATGAtgaatacatattatataataaattcactTTATATTGTAATtcaacaaaactaaaataaaattagagatgaaattcattttgaagaaaatataaaaaaaaaaagttgtatatgtttatataaaatttttatgtatggtaattattaatttatgattttaataagacCATATATATCTaagagttttttaaaatattattatcttattattttatcggaTAGTGTCATAGTTTTACGCCGGTCCAATTTAGAACCGGAAAATTAATTAGTTATAGTGTTTATTATTTTCTCTAGTATTAAATTGTAGAGTTTTTACTGTAAATGACATTTtaggaaattttttttgttttgatatatcTGTCGTTTccaaaaaaaaggtaaaaatgacaaaaagtGACTTCTCTTACCCTCTTATCGAGCTGTTATACTCATGGTATGGAgtgaattaattttaaaaagttatatatacagtagaacatttataattaataatgttggaaatttttaaaattttattaatttatagagatattaatttaccaaaaattattttttttgattttctcaattttctattttttatttataaaataaaaatatattgattttccGTATATACAAGTATTAGAAAATttgaatttcatatttttattttattacttggtgtatttatatttaatatgacTTATATATGGtttcttatataattttactaaatattatcaaaattttaaaaatgttaagtAAAATATAGgtattttcattgtgaatataaaaccgacaatataatgtttagtttgtatttatcagaaatgtatatatattgatatatattaatttataattttaacgaaaaccatatatttacatagaattttttaaaaaatattatcttattattttatcgatttgtgtcaTATTTGAACCGGTCCAATTTCGGGACCggaaaaatttattaatttataaagattattaatttatcaagttTAATTTATGGAGTTCTACTGTAA from Raphanus sativus cultivar WK10039 unplaced genomic scaffold, ASM80110v3 Scaffold1799, whole genome shotgun sequence harbors:
- the LOC108838558 gene encoding uncharacterized protein LOC108838558, with product MDSYRELVISSKVILEVGNYGFWKARMKATIKGIDPLAWKAVESGWKSPVARAEDGTDVPKLEELWTDDENKMAKFNARALTVIHCSVARKQFELIQGCEAAKDAWDILQKHFEGTSKVQSSRKDMLATRFEELKMEENESKYKEKKLVKKFLRCLPSKFMAYKAAMTVSCNTDEMTFDEVVGMLQAHEMEVAGVSGGMKEKGIALASVENEHMDDNDPVSLLVRRFDRALRKVENGQKKFGQGRKTSEPEKNYRKNDAKCYECKGYGHFRTECPTVKRREIQCHNCKGYGHTQAECESDGRRKPEKSMIGINDSESDSESEEEVNNFVAFLGIVECESGSESDVEQENDLDESYKEVRETLVKLGTENLALAKEKARLEVEVQVLKDDLDREAELAKESVNLIKEKLVLSKQADELREELLTERKKAADLQAELDQQYRKIKMLTGTKQLDKILSCGRTESSSMGLGYSGRQSSSTGTTRFVSGGFAHAEETKTQTTPAQMSGCFFCGKFGHYKRYCYKYLERVKQVWKQHKFWRIGKTSRGWMKKNDLYPKIVTEPRSTVRCNMARVASDPESEEPWYFDSGCSRHMTGNIEYLDKVSKVKGGKVTFGDGGCGVIQGKGTTCNSEVPKLVNVYFVKGLKANLISVSQLCDDGLTVCFSAIDCRAINQHGVTVLQGVRSGNNCYMWEKKVKCLSAQGNIDLWHRRLGHMNFRNLTNLVCNDLVRGVPKLKIDDKIVCGACNEGKQVKIQHKKVPDVQAKAPLDLVHMDLMGPMQTESIGGKKYVFVLVDDYTRFTWVRFLREKSEVSESFKIWALQLINEKGGIKKIRSDHGGEFENDAMTTFLESRGIAHQFAAPWTPQQNGVVERKNRTLQEMGRAMLHGNKIAKRFWAEALSTACYTINRVYVRKGTTKTPYEMWTGKTPNLSYFHVFGCKCYILNDKDYLGKFDSRSDEGFFLDEEEEGGTSVAATKVIEEGPTTETIPQPVIQQVHRNHSKSDVIGGIEEGRKTRGK